The Silene latifolia isolate original U9 population chromosome Y, ASM4854445v1, whole genome shotgun sequence sequence GACAAGAACTAAAGTAATAGAGGAAAGAGATGGAAAACAAGAACAATAATTGCAATAACTAATAATTGAAATTAAGGATGTAAAATATCCAATAAAATGAATTGGAAAAACTAGAGTTTTTAGGTCTAAGAAGTAAAGAGCAAGAGAGAAGAGTTATGCTTGCCGTCTCCAAAAGATCTCCCTCCCTCTTTTGTTCTccgataaaattaaattacaaaataggTAAATCTTAAAGATTGCGTAGAATTACTCTAGCGTCAAAACCTCTCGATTGAGTAAACGCGAACTActtaaataacatagaaatacgtgtaaaTATAGGATAAAAACCCTATATAAAATGCAAGCATCACTAAGTTAGTAACTCAACGATTTTAATGTTGCTATATACTACATACTAACTGGTGTTATCATTGATGATACTACTAGCAAGTACCTTAtgcattctatgtaatagaatcaCAAATATTTTTGTATTGTTTAGAGACTACTAATTCAATTGGAATTCAGGTTAGATTTGATTTTGCCAGAGGCTCAAGGTAAATTTATGTTgtaagagatctaacatttttTTCGACACACACTAAATATATATTTTGATACCTGTTATTTTATATAAGACCATTTAGTTCTACATAGTTGTTGTAGGTTAAAATAATTTACAAAAGTCATTAATgcatatattagttattaagggttcATTTTGGTGAATTGCATCATGTTTATGGAGATAGTATTTTGTATGTAATTAAAAACCAATAGTGCCTTTAACAATGAAAAACCTAACTGATATGGATGATAACTACTGAATTTCAAAGCTTCTTTGTTAAAAGCACTAATAATAATTCACGGTGACCAGCCACACCAACTacgaaatttttttttatcaataatTCAACAAGATTGgactttttttatttttatctacttaataatacggagtatatgttTATAGATAAGCCTGCTGggaggcccgtgcatcgcacgagcTTTCCAACTAGTTAATTTATAAAACAAGAAAAAAGAtataaaaacaacaatatgatATATGATAATCATTGTTCATAGACAATGTTTCTCCAAAGGCTTTCCAAGTATTCCGACATCAACAGGGAGACAAAGAAAGGGCGTGACGAAAATAGGGTCCAGTGGAAGGCACCCATAGAGGGTTGGTGGAAAATAAATGTTGACACGGCGGTAGTGGGAGACATGGGATCCGGCATGGGTATCGTAATTCGAGATTGTCGAGGGAAGGTGGAGCGTGCGGGTGCTCACCAGGTTCAAGAGAATTGGAGCCCAGAAATAACCGAGGCTAAAGCAGCGGAATTTGGGATGCGGACTGCCTGGCAAATGGGTATTGACCACATTA is a genomic window containing:
- the LOC141627744 gene encoding uncharacterized protein LOC141627744; this encodes MFLQRLSKYSDINRETKKGRDENRVQWKAPIEGWWKINVDTAVVGDMGSGMGIVIRDCRGKVERAGAHQVQENWSPEITEAKAAEFGMRTAWQMGIDHIIRESDCMALITMLKSKSFPYNYFGLSDKVVSELVGMFDNCQFIFTHRDGKFVAHSLAHLTPYSIRFWIGSIPESILPLLLLEASGLND